ACATCAAAAATTAGACCGACAGCGACAGGCACAATGATGGCGATGAGTGATGGGAAAATCATCTCCCGTTGTGCACCAACGGTTGAGATTTCGACACATCGTGCGTAATCCGGTTTCTCTTCCCCTTTCATAATGCCCGGTTTCTCGCCAAACTGACGGCGGACTTCTGCGACCATAGCACCAGCGGCACGTCCAACGGCTTTCATTGTCAATGCACAGAAATAGAACGCCATCACCGCACCGATGAACAATCCGATGAGGACCTGTGGGTTCATCAAAGTGACGTTGTAGTAGTCCATAAATTGACTGACGCTGACCTTTAGCGTCTCAACTGTGCCCTCGCCCTCAATATCCAGTGTTTCCTTGCCTGCCAAGTGGATTAAGCCATATCGGATTTCTTCCAAGTAGGCAGCCAAGAGTGCAAGTGCCGTTAGGGCGGCTGAACCGATTGCAAATCCTTTACCTGTTGCGGCGGTCGTATTACCGAGGGCATCTAACTGATCTGTACGCTCTCGGACACTTTTATCAAGTTCCGCCATCTCCGCGTTTCCGCCAGCATTGTCCGCGATGGGTCCATAAGCATCTGTAGCAAGGGTAATACCGAGTGTCGCCAGCATACCCACAGCAGCAATACCGACACCGTAAAGTCCCATCAACGGTTCCGTTGCCCCGCCGGGGAGGTAGTAACTGATAGCAACTGCGGCAACAATCGTTATGACTGGAATCGCTGTTGATTCCATACCGACAGCGATGCCTTCAATAATTACTGTCGCGGGTCCGGTTTGTGCCTGCTTCGCGATGGCACGCGTCGGAGCATAATCGTGAGAGGTAAAAATTTCGGTAACTTTACCGATAACCAAGCCTGCTACAAGACCAGCGATAATTGCACCCCACACCTGCCACTTGTTGGGAAGATCAAGGTAGATAAGGACAGGAAGCGACAAGACTGCGATGCCTACAGCACTACCGTTAATGCCGAAGTTAAGTGAGCCCATCAACTGTCTCATTGATGCGCCCTCTTTTGTTCGCACCAGATAGATGCCCAAAATGGAGAGAATCACGCCGATACCGGCAATAATCATCGGTGCCGAGAGATATTTAAGTTGGAGGGCAAGGTCACCGTGATCTTTGGCAGCGACAGCAGCAACACCAAGAGCAGCCGTCGCGAGGATTGAACCTGCGTAGGATTCGTAGAGGTCTGCCCCCATACCTGCGACATCACCGACGTTATCACCGACGTTATCTGCGATAACAGCAGGGTTACGCGGGTCATCTTCTGGAATCCCGGCTTCAACTTTTCCAACCAGATCTGCCCCAACATCCGCGGCTTTGGTATAGATGCCACCGCCAACACGAGCGAAGAGTGCTTGCGTTGAGGCACCCATGCCGAAACTGAGCATAATCACAGTAATTTGCGGCAGAGGGTTTACTTCTAAAAATCCAGGCAATATCTTGGGGAACAGGTAGTAAAGAATGAGAAACCATCCAGTAATGTCAAGGAGTGCGAATCCGACGACTATTAATCCCATAACCGCGCCAGCACGGAATGAGACTTTCAAGCCGGCGTTGAGTCCTTGCATCGCGGCACTTGTCGTGCGTGCGGAGGCGTTGGTCGCTGTCTTCATGCCGAGGAAACCGCAGAGTCCTGAGAAAAAACCACCTGTGAGAAAGGCAAACGGAACGACTTTGTTCTGGGCATCAAGGACGAAAGCCATGAAGATAAATATAAGGCAGAGAACAACAAAAACGATACCTACTACCTTGTATTGTTGTCTGAGATATGCCATCGCGCCCTCGCGCACAGATTGAGCAATCTCGCGCATTGTCTCGTTCCCCTCGTCCTGCTTCATCACAGAACGATAGAAATGGTACGCGAAACCTAAAGCGATAAGCGCGCCAACCGGAGCAATCCACCATACCGGTGGCAGCGGGGGTTGGGAGTTTGTTTGGGCAAAAGCTTCGGTAGCTAAATTTAGGATGGGTAGGAATATCAGAAATGATTTCCAATTTAGCCACCCTCTCTTGCAAGTGATATCACGCATTAAAAACCTCTTTTCTTTTATTTTTCTACGATTGGCATTCTGCTCGGTTTTGTTCAGTCCCTTCCGCAATAACGGGTAGTGAATCCCTGTCCAAAACCGGTTTTTTGTTAAATTTGTACCGTCATCTCAGTAATTCACGCTTTTTTAGTAAACCTGAAAATATGTAGACAGTTGTTTAGCGATCAGAACTCTCACTGCTGCTGGCGAGGGAGTTTTTGCTGGGGTGTTTCTGCTAGTATCCTCGCCCTTCAACAATGTCTAATTAATTGTAGATTTTACTATAACAATAGGTACCATATAACAGTCTAAACAAAAAATGAGTCTCCCTCCTGACTGTCGAAACCTGAAAACCATTCTAACACTTGACCGACAAGGTAGAGCGAACCTGTAATACAAATTAAATCTGTTGGTGATGCGTCGGATAACGCCTTCTCGATCGCTTTTTCCGGCATCGAACACGTAGCCACCCTCTTGCATATACGCTTCCATGAATCCCGTATTTCTTCAGCTGGCATCACACGCGGGTTATTGGGAACTTGTGTTGTAATCACGGAATCTGCTGTTTGTGAGATAATGTCGCCAATTGCTGTCAGATTTTTATCTTTCATTAGGCTAACGATAAAGGTCACCCGAGTATAACGAAAACTCTGACGGATCGTACAGCATAACGCCTCCATTGAGACCGGCGAATGCGCACCATCGAGTACGACAATCGGTGAGGACATAATTCGTTGGATTCGTCCATGCCACTGCACATTCTTAAAGCCCGTGTAAACACTGGTGTTCGGAATTATGTATCCTTGCTGTTTAAGGCATTCAATCGCTGCAATAGCCGTTATCGCGTTTATAAACTGATGGTGTCCTAAAAGCGGCAAAGTAAGCTGCGAATAACGCTCCGAATCCGTTTCCACGTCAAATTGCTGTGCTACTGGAACACCATCGGTATCCTGAACGAGCCGAGGAATTGACACACAGGAATTTTTGCCTACTAAACCCTTTGCTTCAATAATCGGTGCCTTGCGTTCACCTGCCACTTTTTCAAATACAGCCTGCGCCTCCGGATGCTGCGGAGCGAGTGCCAAAGGACACCCCTGTTTAATGATTTCCGCCTTCTCACCTGCTATCTCAGTATACGTCTCCCCCAATATCGCAGTGTGCTCCAAACCGATTGGCGTAATAACGGTTGTGATCGGCGTGACAACGTTTGTCGCATCGAGTCTACCGCCCAAGCCAACTTCGATAACGGCAAAGTCTGTTGCTTTGTCGGCGAAATAGGAAAAAGCAAGCGCGGTGTATATTTCAAAAAACGAAACACGTCCGAATTCGGAAGCCGAAACAGTCTCGATCGCAGGCTTGAGTTTCTCAATATGGAACGCAACGTCTGATTCTGAAATTAACTCATCATCAATACGGCACCGTTCTCGTGGTCTAATGAGATGCGGGGATGTAAACAAGCCCGTTTTATAGCCAGCATGCGTAAGCACTGATGCCACAAGTGCAGCCGTAGAGCCTTTCCCTTTGCTTCCTGCGATGTGGATAACCTTCAATCTATCGTGTGGATTATCAAGCAGTTCCAGTAATGAGGTGATCCTATCCAGATTATAGAACCGCGCCTGCCGTGAAAAAT
The Candidatus Poribacteria bacterium genome window above contains:
- a CDS encoding sodium-translocating pyrophosphatase, with the protein product MRDITCKRGWLNWKSFLIFLPILNLATEAFAQTNSQPPLPPVWWIAPVGALIALGFAYHFYRSVMKQDEGNETMREIAQSVREGAMAYLRQQYKVVGIVFVVLCLIFIFMAFVLDAQNKVVPFAFLTGGFFSGLCGFLGMKTATNASARTTSAAMQGLNAGLKVSFRAGAVMGLIVVGFALLDITGWFLILYYLFPKILPGFLEVNPLPQITVIMLSFGMGASTQALFARVGGGIYTKAADVGADLVGKVEAGIPEDDPRNPAVIADNVGDNVGDVAGMGADLYESYAGSILATAALGVAAVAAKDHGDLALQLKYLSAPMIIAGIGVILSILGIYLVRTKEGASMRQLMGSLNFGINGSAVGIAVLSLPVLIYLDLPNKWQVWGAIIAGLVAGLVIGKVTEIFTSHDYAPTRAIAKQAQTGPATVIIEGIAVGMESTAIPVITIVAAVAISYYLPGGATEPLMGLYGVGIAAVGMLATLGITLATDAYGPIADNAGGNAEMAELDKSVRERTDQLDALGNTTAATGKGFAIGSAALTALALLAAYLEEIRYGLIHLAGKETLDIEGEGTVETLKVSVSQFMDYYNVTLMNPQVLIGLFIGAVMAFYFCALTMKAVGRAAGAMVAEVRRQFGEKPGIMKGEEKPDYARCVEISTVGAQREMIFPSLIAIIVPVAVGLIFDVGGVLGLLAGGLATGFVLAIMMANAGGAWDNAKKFIEEGSHKDEYGEKGSEQHKATVVGDTVGDPFKDTSGPSLNILIKLMSMVSVVFAGLIAKYGGMLNSWLGM
- a CDS encoding bifunctional folylpolyglutamate synthase/dihydrofolate synthase, coding for MDYEAALAYIESFIDYERSPDFSRQARFYNLDRITSLLELLDNPHDRLKVIHIAGSKGKGSTAALVASVLTHAGYKTGLFTSPHLIRPRERCRIDDELISESDVAFHIEKLKPAIETVSASEFGRVSFFEIYTALAFSYFADKATDFAVIEVGLGGRLDATNVVTPITTVITPIGLEHTAILGETYTEIAGEKAEIIKQGCPLALAPQHPEAQAVFEKVAGERKAPIIEAKGLVGKNSCVSIPRLVQDTDGVPVAQQFDVETDSERYSQLTLPLLGHHQFINAITAIAAIECLKQQGYIIPNTSVYTGFKNVQWHGRIQRIMSSPIVVLDGAHSPVSMEALCCTIRQSFRYTRVTFIVSLMKDKNLTAIGDIISQTADSVITTQVPNNPRVMPAEEIRDSWKRICKRVATCSMPEKAIEKALSDASPTDLICITGSLYLVGQVLEWFSGFDSQEGDSFFV